A stretch of Desulfurivibrio alkaliphilus AHT 2 DNA encodes these proteins:
- a CDS encoding ParB/RepB/Spo0J family partition protein, translated as MVKRNPLGKGLGALLPSHDEDGKRPYLVCPLQAIVPNPHQPRKKVDDGALAQLAESIREKGVLLPLVVRRLDDERYEIIAGERRWRAAGLAGLAEVPVLIKDVSPQDQLELALVENIQRQDLNPLEEAEAYLRLVQEYGLTQEEVARRVGKERSTVANALRINQLPDFAKDDLAAERISMGHARVLLGLQDEQQMRQLRDEIISKGLSVRQAEEAARRRKKRSSAGGGKSNRSSSHGLPESYCRALAAELGRNYDTRVKIVQNGKRGKLEIEYYSPDDLERLIGLLQPDSK; from the coding sequence ATGGTAAAAAGAAATCCTCTGGGCAAAGGGTTGGGGGCCCTGCTGCCATCCCATGATGAAGACGGGAAAAGGCCGTATCTGGTTTGCCCGCTGCAGGCCATTGTGCCCAACCCCCATCAGCCCAGAAAGAAGGTTGACGATGGCGCCCTGGCGCAGTTGGCGGAGTCGATCCGCGAAAAAGGGGTGTTGCTGCCCCTGGTGGTGCGCCGGCTGGACGACGAGCGTTACGAAATTATCGCCGGGGAGCGACGCTGGCGGGCGGCTGGGCTGGCAGGCCTGGCCGAAGTGCCGGTGTTAATTAAAGATGTCTCCCCCCAGGATCAACTGGAGTTGGCCCTGGTGGAAAATATTCAGCGCCAGGACCTTAACCCCCTGGAAGAGGCCGAGGCCTATCTCCGCCTGGTCCAGGAGTATGGCTTGACCCAGGAAGAGGTGGCCCGGCGGGTGGGCAAGGAGCGTTCCACCGTGGCCAACGCTCTGCGCATCAATCAACTGCCTGATTTTGCCAAAGACGACCTGGCGGCCGAGCGTATCAGCATGGGGCATGCCCGTGTGCTGCTGGGCTTGCAGGACGAGCAGCAGATGCGGCAGTTGCGGGATGAGATCATCAGCAAAGGGTTGAGTGTCCGCCAGGCGGAAGAGGCGGCACGGCGGCGCAAAAAAAGAAGCAGTGCCGGCGGGGGCAAAAGTAATCGATCGTCCAGCCATGGCCTGCCGGAATCATATTGCCGGGCTCTGGCGGCCGAGTTGGGGCGAAACTACGACACCCGGGTGAAAATTGTGCAAAACGGCAAACGGGGCAAGCTGGAGATAGAATACTACTCGCCGGATGATCTGGAGCGTTTAATCGGCTTGTTGCAACCCGATAGCAAGTAG
- a CDS encoding ParA family protein: protein MVLNERRAKVVAMANQKGGVGKTTTAINLAASVAALGKRVLVVDSDPQGNASSGLGWDKQSSQGGEEEALHLYHCLLDGVPAREAIVTVADLKGKLGVLPSRIDLIGVEVELMGASKRERYLENLLDPVMDEYDYVFVDCPPSLGLLTINALTAADSVIIPLQCEYFALEGLSQLVRTIRLVKNSYNERLVIEGVLLTMFDGRNRLTHQVASEVNEHFKGRLYKTVIPRNVRLSEAPSYGKPALLYDRRSSGAVSYLQLAKEFLRHQKKS from the coding sequence ATGGTGCTCAATGAACGGCGGGCCAAGGTGGTGGCCATGGCAAACCAGAAAGGGGGGGTGGGGAAAACCACCACCGCCATCAACCTCGCCGCTTCGGTGGCCGCGCTGGGCAAGAGGGTACTGGTGGTGGACTCGGACCCCCAGGGAAATGCCTCCAGCGGCTTGGGGTGGGATAAGCAGTCCTCTCAGGGGGGGGAGGAAGAGGCGCTGCACCTTTATCACTGTCTGCTGGATGGCGTTCCAGCCCGGGAGGCCATCGTGACGGTGGCCGACCTGAAAGGGAAGCTGGGGGTGCTGCCAAGCCGTATCGATCTGATCGGGGTTGAAGTGGAGCTGATGGGCGCCAGCAAGCGGGAACGCTACCTGGAAAACCTGTTGGACCCGGTGATGGACGAGTACGATTATGTTTTCGTAGATTGCCCACCGTCGCTGGGGTTGTTGACCATCAATGCCCTTACCGCCGCGGACTCGGTGATTATCCCGCTGCAGTGCGAGTATTTTGCCCTGGAAGGTTTGAGCCAACTGGTTAGAACCATTCGCTTGGTCAAAAACTCCTACAATGAACGCCTGGTTATCGAGGGGGTTTTGCTGACCATGTTTGACGGCCGCAACCGCTTGACGCATCAGGTTGCCTCGGAGGTCAACGAGCACTTCAAGGGACGGCTGTACAAGACTGTGATCCCGCGCAACGTCAGGCTAAGTGAGGCGCCCAGCTACGGTAAGCCGGCCCTGCTGTATGACCGGCGCTCCAGCGGGGCCGTCAGTTACCTGCAACTGGCGAAAGAGTTTCTGCGGCACCAAAAAAAATCCTGA
- a CDS encoding dihydroorotate dehydrogenase electron transfer subunit: protein MPGQFLATVEKNESLGPAICRLTILAPEIAAAGQPGQFVMLRSGRGLDPLLSRPFSLHQTFPHGRIQVLFKVLGEGTRKLAALGAGEPLGIVGPLGRGFDLAAPRAGARLGLIGGGMGVAPLFFLAREIQRRLPEFGLDVLLGARAKQELEQLLIDFGPLKIEPRVATDDGSLGHHGLVPELIEKEWGKDGKLRQVFCCGPWPMMAAVAQRCRERDWSCQVSLETMMACGFSACLGCAVAGSGQRERYFHVCKDGPVFNAADISWE, encoded by the coding sequence ATGCCCGGACAGTTTTTGGCAACAGTGGAGAAAAACGAGTCTCTCGGCCCGGCAATATGCCGGTTGACCATTCTGGCTCCCGAAATAGCGGCGGCAGGGCAACCGGGACAATTTGTCATGCTGCGCTCCGGTAGAGGGCTGGACCCTCTTTTGAGCCGCCCCTTTTCGTTGCACCAGACTTTCCCCCACGGGCGAATTCAAGTCTTGTTCAAGGTACTTGGCGAAGGGACCAGGAAACTGGCGGCCCTGGGCGCCGGTGAACCACTGGGGATAGTGGGGCCGTTGGGGCGGGGTTTTGACCTGGCAGCGCCGCGGGCGGGAGCTCGCCTGGGGCTGATTGGCGGCGGGATGGGCGTGGCCCCGCTGTTCTTCCTGGCCCGCGAAATCCAGCGTCGTTTGCCGGAATTTGGCCTGGATGTTTTACTGGGGGCTCGTGCCAAGCAGGAATTAGAGCAGTTGCTGATCGATTTTGGCCCCCTGAAGATTGAGCCCCGAGTGGCCACCGACGATGGGTCACTGGGGCACCATGGACTGGTGCCGGAGCTGATCGAAAAAGAGTGGGGCAAAGATGGCAAGCTCCGCCAGGTCTTTTGCTGTGGCCCCTGGCCGATGATGGCGGCGGTGGCTCAGCGCTGCCGAGAGCGGGACTGGAGTTGCCAGGTCTCGCTGGAAACCATGATGGCCTGCGGTTTTTCTGCCTGCCTGGGTTGCGCTGTGGCCGGCAGTGGTCAAAGAGAGCGGTATTTTCACGTTTGCAAAGATGGGCCGGTGTTCAACGCCGCAGACATTAGCTGGGAGTAA
- a CDS encoding dihydroorotate dehydrogenase gives MTVETDVDLQVEIAGCTFRNPVMTASGTFGYGREFEDFVNVSRLGAVVVKGVSLLPRAGNPPPRVVETPCGMLNAIGLENVGVEAFLHEKLPWLVELGATVVVNILGNTVDEYAQLARRLDGIEGVTALEVNISCPNVKEGGVAFGTDPLMASAVTAAVRRASKLPLIIKLSPNVTDIQLMARSVAESGADAVSLINTLLGMAIDLAGRRPRLANVVGGLSGPAIKPVALRMVWQAAQAVKIPVIGIGGIMTAEDALEFIVAGAHAVQVGTANFVNPGATEEIVEGIAAYLAKQGLKSINQLRNTLIT, from the coding sequence ATGACGGTGGAAACTGACGTTGATCTGCAAGTAGAAATAGCCGGGTGCACCTTCCGCAACCCGGTAATGACCGCCTCTGGTACCTTTGGCTATGGCCGCGAATTCGAGGATTTCGTCAATGTAAGCCGCCTGGGGGCGGTGGTGGTCAAGGGTGTCTCCTTGCTGCCCCGGGCGGGTAATCCGCCGCCCCGGGTGGTGGAAACGCCCTGCGGAATGCTTAACGCCATTGGCCTGGAGAATGTTGGGGTGGAGGCCTTCCTGCATGAAAAGTTGCCGTGGCTGGTTGAGTTGGGAGCCACCGTGGTGGTCAACATTCTCGGCAACACGGTGGATGAATACGCGCAATTGGCCAGGCGCCTGGACGGAATCGAGGGGGTCACTGCCCTGGAGGTCAATATCTCCTGTCCCAACGTCAAAGAAGGCGGTGTGGCCTTTGGCACCGATCCGCTGATGGCCTCTGCCGTCACCGCAGCCGTGCGCCGAGCCAGCAAGCTGCCGTTAATCATCAAACTTTCACCCAATGTTACCGATATCCAACTGATGGCCAGAAGCGTGGCCGAGTCCGGGGCCGATGCCGTTTCCCTGATCAATACCTTGCTGGGCATGGCCATTGATCTGGCCGGTCGTCGCCCCAGACTGGCCAATGTGGTGGGGGGGCTTTCCGGTCCGGCCATCAAGCCGGTGGCCCTGCGGATGGTCTGGCAGGCAGCCCAGGCGGTAAAGATTCCAGTCATTGGCATTGGCGGCATTATGACCGCCGAGGATGCCCTGGAGTTTATCGTTGCGGGAGCACATGCGGTGCAGGTGGGAACGGCCAATTTCGTTAACCCCGGGGCCACGGAAGAAATAGTCGAGGGCATTGCCGCCTACCTGGCCAAACAGGGCTTAAAGTCGATCAAT
- a CDS encoding RCKP-type rubredoxin-like domain-containing protein — MMLKQQKLAAGHAPATLASKYQNLGECKMAVFKCEKCGATKEGRCKPKKCPQCGELGCMLKNEAAAPAKKCGGGCKSKK; from the coding sequence ATGATGCTAAAACAGCAAAAATTAGCCGCCGGCCACGCGCCGGCCACGCTTGCAAGCAAATACCAAAACTTAGGAGAGTGCAAAATGGCTGTATTCAAATGCGAAAAATGTGGCGCCACCAAAGAGGGACGATGCAAACCCAAAAAATGCCCGCAGTGCGGCGAATTGGGCTGCATGCTGAAGAATGAGGCCGCCGCCCCGGCCAAAAAATGCGGCGGCGGTTGCAAGAGCAAAAAGTAA
- a CDS encoding M20/M25/M40 family metallo-hydrolase: MSLQPERLAEIFVRLCEIDSPSRQEGRVAAFLKGLFATEFNAEILEDNSAPFTGSDTGNLVIRIPGRRGGLPPFFCNCHLDVVEPACGVKVRRQGETFTSAGATVLGADDKAGIAMLVEMARSLKEDGLLWSPLEFVFTTCEEIGLLGAKNFDFSLLRADTGYALDSAGFDLAVVAAPAANHFTARVHGLAAHAGLHPETGINAIQLASRALADLSLGRLDDESTANIGVIAGGKATNIVPDLVTMEGEVRSHDPDKLAHHTQHIKDVFHRTVSKYGSLAPTSGPPRGAAEFSFTIEEQFPAMKLKQGDPVLQRLRQAADQLRRRLEFTVAGGGSDANIFSAHGFPTAILGTGMTDVHTTDESVTLTALVRTTELLLAMYRLSQND, encoded by the coding sequence ATGTCTCTGCAACCGGAACGCCTGGCGGAAATCTTTGTTCGCCTGTGTGAAATAGACAGCCCTTCGCGGCAGGAAGGGAGGGTGGCTGCTTTTTTGAAGGGATTGTTTGCCACCGAGTTTAACGCGGAAATCCTTGAAGATAATTCTGCCCCTTTCACCGGCTCCGACACCGGCAATCTGGTGATCAGGATTCCCGGCCGGCGAGGGGGGCTGCCCCCTTTTTTCTGCAACTGTCACCTTGATGTGGTGGAGCCGGCCTGCGGGGTTAAGGTGCGCCGCCAGGGGGAAACCTTCACCAGCGCCGGGGCCACGGTTTTGGGGGCCGATGACAAGGCGGGGATTGCCATGCTGGTTGAGATGGCTCGCTCGCTTAAAGAAGATGGCCTTCTGTGGTCCCCTTTAGAGTTTGTTTTTACCACCTGCGAAGAAATTGGCCTGCTGGGGGCCAAGAACTTTGATTTCTCTCTGCTGCGGGCCGACACCGGCTATGCCCTGGACAGTGCCGGTTTCGACTTGGCGGTGGTGGCTGCGCCCGCCGCCAATCACTTTACCGCGCGAGTACATGGTCTGGCAGCCCATGCCGGGCTCCATCCTGAAACCGGGATCAACGCCATTCAACTGGCCTCACGCGCTCTGGCCGATTTATCCCTGGGGCGCCTGGATGATGAGAGTACCGCCAATATCGGGGTGATTGCCGGTGGCAAGGCCACCAATATCGTACCCGATCTGGTGACCATGGAGGGCGAGGTGCGCAGCCATGATCCCGACAAGCTTGCCCACCATACACAGCATATTAAAGATGTTTTTCACCGCACCGTCAGCAAGTACGGCAGCCTCGCGCCCACTTCCGGACCTCCGCGTGGGGCGGCCGAGTTTTCGTTCACCATTGAAGAGCAGTTTCCGGCCATGAAGCTGAAGCAGGGCGACCCGGTGTTGCAGCGTTTGCGCCAGGCAGCTGACCAGTTGCGCCGTCGTCTGGAATTTACCGTGGCCGGTGGTGGCAGCGATGCCAACATTTTTTCCGCCCACGGTTTCCCCACCGCCATTTTAGGCACCGGCATGACCGATGTTCACACCACCGATGAGTCTGTAACCCTCACTGCTCTGGTGCGAACCACTGAGCTGCTGCTGGCCATGTATCGACTCTCCCAAAACGATTAA